DNA from Lactobacillus sp. ESL0791:
CCACTTAAAATTGTCACAACTGAAACAGCAACAGACATAATAATAATTAATTTAGTTGCAGTAGTTAATTTCACACGTAAAATCCCCATAATTACTTACAAAGTCATTTTATTAAACGCTTAATTTTGTTATAAGTACCATAACCACATAGAACATCAATGTAATGCTTGAGACACTTCTTTACTACTAAGATCTTTCCCTTTGCTTCATCCTTATTTTTTTCATCTTTCCATGAAGCTGCATAATGGTGAATCGAAATTGTATTGGGCCTAATGTCTAATTTATGTTTCCAAAAATTCACAGGGCAAAAATATGAACTGGGATAAATAAGCACATTATCAATCTTTTGTTTACGCCCATTAAATTTAAATCCTCGTTTTGCTAGCAGCTGTGTCGTTACATCGGTACAAATTATTTGGTTGAATGTACCATCAGCGTTAATAACATGTAACTTCTGATACTCCTTAAGATTAGCCAAAATAAATTTGTTACCCTTAACGGCTCCAAATCCTAGACCAGTATTAACCGCAAACCGATCCTCACAGCCGAAATAAGCTTGCGCAGCCAAAACTGAATCTAAACTCTTAATCAACTCAACATCGGTATCCAGATAAATACCACCATGATGATAAATTATGTCTAATCGTGCTACATCTGATACGAAAGCCCATTTTCGTTTTTTATAAGCTTCCCGTGTAAAGTCGTACTTATTAACGTCAAAGTTACTTTCATTCCACTGAACAATAGTGTAATCTGGGCAATATTTTTTCCATGAATTAATACAATGCTTTACCTTGGGAGGCAAAGGTGCCTTGCCAAACCAGCAATAGTTAATTACTTTAGGTATCATTAGCGTCTTTCCTCAAAACAATTGCCTAAGCAAAGTTTCTAAACGCTGATTAAATCTTTGATTATTACTGTGAAACTTGGAAAGTTGATTATCTTTTTCAGCACAAATTGCTTCATCCAAATCTTCAATATTTGTAACAGCTTTGATTGGAAAACCCCGTTTTTGTAAATCAGTGCAAAAGGTTAATTGATGATCATTCACATGCTCGTTAAATTTTTTTTGCCGCGGAACCACGATTGGAGTTTTACCCTGCCTGATGACTTCAATAAAAGACGACGGTCCGCCGTGAGTAATAATCACAGAAGCCTGTTTAATCAGCAACTGCATTTTAGCCGGCGAAACGAATTTTTGATACTGACAGTTTTTAGGCAAATAAGTGCTATAGCCAATTTGAATAAATACCTCATCTGTAATCTTATTTTGCCCTTTTAACTGGTCAATTTTCTTTATTAAGCGATTAAACGGTTGCTCGTGCGTACCCACAGTTACGAAAATCATCAGAAAATACTTCCCAAATTTTTCGCTTTAGGATAAACCTTCTTCATTTCTTCCCACTGCACGATAAATAAATCAGTAACGGGATAAACCAGTCTTCCCGTTAACGTGGCCCTGTTTATTCTGTCAAACACTTCGATATAAACAGTCTTTATCCTTAGCAGCTTGCCAATATAAAAGAACGGAACAGCAACCGCAGCACCAGAAGAAACTATTAAATCCGGCTTTTCCTTTTTAAGAATCTTAATTGCTAAAAAAGTGTTCTTGATTAAATTTTTTAAATTCCGATTGGTTGGAAAATAACACGAATACATTTTTTCCTTGTCTAATAAATTTATAGCGTCTTTCTTAGGAAAGGTTACCCAAAAGTGTTCTTTATCCTGCCAGAATTCTTTTAGCATATATAAGTGCGTTAAATGCCCACCACTGGAGCCAACTAAACAAACTTTCATTAATAATCCTTTTTATCTAATAGGCCGTATTGGGAACACACATTACAAAAATAGTTTTTAGTAAAATTCGCGTATCCATCCAAAAATTGGCTTTATTGATATAGGTAATATCTATTTTTACCATTTCATAAAAACTAACAGAATTTCTTTCCGTCACTTGCCATAAGCCCGTACAGCCTGGTTTAACTACCAATCTTTGCATATCAAAATTTGTATACTCTTTTATTTCACGTTCTAAAGGTGGACGTGGCCCCACTAAAGTCATATCTCCTTTTAACACATTCCACAGCTGCGGCAACTCATCCAAGCTATGCTTTCTAATTATTCTTCCGACTTTAGTTACGCGCGGATCATCCTTCATTTTAAACATCGCCCCAGCAATCTCATTCTTATGAAGTAATTCACTAAATTTTTCATCCGCATCGACTACCATTGACCTAAATTTATATATCCTAAATCTACATCCGTTTTTACCGATTCGAATTTGCGAATAAAAAACCGGTCCCGGTGAGCTCCTGTCTAATTTAATCGCAACGGCAATCACACAGAAAAGCGGACTTAAAATTATCAGAGCAATTATGCTTAACACAACGTCAAAACGTCTTTTAAAAAAGCTATATAGACATCGCTGATTAAGCACATTTTGATTTACAACAATTTTACTTTTGCGTTGCATTAAAACTCTCTTCCTTACCACAATAATTTTAAAGGAAAGCCTAATATTAGATACTGCTTGCAAATAAATGTCGCTCTGATGGTGCTAGATGGCAATTCAGATCGATCATTATGTATCCTGACTATAGCTGTAACCATAACCGTAGCCGTAACCTAAAACATTCTTAGGTGTCACATCATTTAATACATAACCCAATAAATTCGCTTTGACCATTTTTAAAAGTTCCAAAGACCGC
Protein-coding regions in this window:
- a CDS encoding sugar transferase, with translation MQRKSKIVVNQNVLNQRCLYSFFKRRFDVVLSIIALIILSPLFCVIAVAIKLDRSSPGPVFYSQIRIGKNGCRFRIYKFRSMVVDADEKFSELLHKNEIAGAMFKMKDDPRVTKVGRIIRKHSLDELPQLWNVLKGDMTLVGPRPPLEREIKEYTNFDMQRLVVKPGCTGLWQVTERNSVSFYEMVKIDITYINKANFWMDTRILLKTIFVMCVPNTAY
- the pssE gene encoding PssE/Cps14G family polysaccharide biosynthesis glycosyltransferase; this translates as MIFVTVGTHEQPFNRLIKKIDQLKGQNKITDEVFIQIGYSTYLPKNCQYQKFVSPAKMQLLIKQASVIITHGGPSSFIEVIRQGKTPIVVPRQKKFNEHVNDHQLTFCTDLQKRGFPIKAVTNIEDLDEAICAEKDNQLSKFHSNNQRFNQRLETLLRQLF
- a CDS encoding glycosyltransferase family 32 protein; this translates as MIPKVINYCWFGKAPLPPKVKHCINSWKKYCPDYTIVQWNESNFDVNKYDFTREAYKKRKWAFVSDVARLDIIYHHGGIYLDTDVELIKSLDSVLAAQAYFGCEDRFAVNTGLGFGAVKGNKFILANLKEYQKLHVINADGTFNQIICTDVTTQLLAKRGFKFNGRKQKIDNVLIYPSSYFCPVNFWKHKLDIRPNTISIHHYAASWKDEKNKDEAKGKILVVKKCLKHYIDVLCGYGTYNKIKRLIK
- the pssD gene encoding PssD/Cps14F family polysaccharide biosynthesis glycosyltransferase, which produces MKVCLVGSSGGHLTHLYMLKEFWQDKEHFWVTFPKKDAINLLDKEKMYSCYFPTNRNLKNLIKNTFLAIKILKKEKPDLIVSSGAAVAVPFFYIGKLLRIKTVYIEVFDRINRATLTGRLVYPVTDLFIVQWEEMKKVYPKAKNLGSIF